A window from Chitinophaga filiformis encodes these proteins:
- a CDS encoding alpha-N-acetylglucosaminidase has product MKISFPAKARQRRYYMALFLSFCCYTHAAAQLNKAEATALIGRILPGKAAAFKVESLPAKAARDSFEIESNGGKIILRGNNGVAIASALYHYLAEYAHCQITWNGTNLRLPDRLPLVPQQVQRRSPYQYRYYLNYCTFNYSMSWWNWERWEKEIDWMALHGINMPLAITGEEYTWYLVYKDLGFTDAELQDFFSGPAYFAWFWMGNLDGWGGPLPLSWMKSHHALQVKILQRERALGMKPVLPAFTGHVPTAFKKRFPAAKLITTNWKNGFADTEILDAADPLFAMLGKKFLEKQTQLYGTDHLYSADTFNENEPPSDDPSFLSGLSARVYEGMKQADTAAVWVMQGWLFYSDRKFWKAPQVEALLKAVPNDKMILLDLAAEIEPVWKRTDAFYGKPWIWNMLNNFGGNVNLFGRMEGAASGPALALNDASSGNMAGIGLTMEAIEQNPVLYELMMEHTWQSQPVPLDDWLRKYIRNRYRSENADLVKAWDILKHTVYNGQAIRDGAESIITGRPTFDSTAEWTRTRLNYPPLELLPAWDLFIKAAAAGINTDGFCYDLVDISRQVLANYALPLQQRWVRAFREKDNAAFNTYSSRYLALISDMDNLLATRKDFMLGPWLSTARSWGATSAEKALYEHNARDLITLWGDANSPLHEYANRQWSGLLNDFYKPRWKQFFQILQHSLQTGTTPDLAAFDKQIRAWEWQWVNRQQAFAVSPQGNSIQTARRLYDKYRTVIEEAYQNK; this is encoded by the coding sequence ATGAAGATCTCTTTCCCAGCCAAAGCGCGCCAACGCCGGTATTACATGGCCCTGTTCCTGTCCTTTTGCTGCTATACTCATGCAGCTGCACAGCTTAACAAAGCGGAAGCCACTGCACTCATCGGCAGGATACTGCCGGGCAAAGCAGCTGCGTTCAAGGTCGAAAGTCTGCCGGCAAAAGCGGCCAGGGATTCCTTCGAGATAGAGAGCAACGGGGGAAAGATCATTTTAAGAGGGAATAACGGCGTGGCCATTGCCTCAGCCCTGTACCATTACCTGGCTGAATACGCGCATTGCCAGATCACCTGGAACGGCACCAACCTGCGTCTGCCCGATCGCCTGCCCCTTGTACCGCAACAAGTGCAAAGGCGTTCACCATATCAGTACCGTTACTACCTGAATTACTGTACGTTCAATTATTCGATGAGCTGGTGGAACTGGGAACGCTGGGAAAAAGAAATAGACTGGATGGCATTGCATGGCATTAATATGCCGCTGGCGATCACGGGAGAAGAGTATACCTGGTACCTTGTATATAAAGACCTGGGATTTACTGATGCAGAGTTACAAGACTTCTTCAGCGGCCCCGCCTATTTCGCCTGGTTCTGGATGGGCAACCTGGATGGCTGGGGCGGTCCCCTGCCCCTTAGCTGGATGAAAAGCCATCATGCCTTACAGGTAAAGATCCTGCAAAGGGAAAGGGCTTTGGGTATGAAGCCCGTATTGCCCGCCTTTACCGGCCATGTGCCTACAGCTTTCAAAAAGAGATTTCCTGCTGCAAAACTGATAACGACCAACTGGAAGAACGGCTTTGCCGATACGGAGATCCTGGATGCGGCTGATCCGCTTTTCGCCATGCTGGGTAAAAAATTCCTGGAAAAGCAAACACAGTTGTACGGTACTGATCATTTATACTCTGCGGATACGTTCAACGAAAACGAACCGCCCTCCGATGATCCTTCCTTCCTCTCCGGATTGAGCGCAAGGGTCTATGAAGGCATGAAACAGGCAGATACTGCCGCTGTATGGGTCATGCAGGGCTGGTTGTTCTATAGCGACAGGAAGTTCTGGAAAGCCCCGCAGGTGGAAGCTTTGCTAAAAGCCGTACCAAACGATAAAATGATCCTGCTGGACCTGGCCGCTGAAATTGAGCCGGTATGGAAAAGAACGGATGCCTTCTATGGCAAACCCTGGATCTGGAATATGCTGAACAACTTCGGTGGGAATGTCAACCTGTTCGGAAGAATGGAAGGAGCCGCCTCAGGTCCCGCACTTGCATTGAATGATGCCAGTTCAGGTAACATGGCTGGCATTGGTCTTACCATGGAAGCGATCGAACAGAACCCGGTGCTGTATGAGCTGATGATGGAACATACCTGGCAATCCCAGCCTGTCCCGCTGGATGACTGGTTGCGCAAATATATCCGTAACCGCTATCGTAGCGAAAATGCAGACCTGGTCAAAGCCTGGGACATCCTGAAGCATACTGTCTACAACGGTCAGGCTATCAGGGACGGCGCGGAATCCATCATTACCGGCCGCCCTACTTTCGATTCCACTGCCGAATGGACACGTACCCGCCTCAATTACCCACCGCTGGAACTACTACCTGCCTGGGACCTCTTCATCAAAGCTGCTGCCGCGGGTATCAACACCGACGGTTTCTGTTATGACCTGGTAGATATCAGCAGACAGGTACTGGCAAACTATGCACTCCCTCTGCAACAGCGTTGGGTGCGTGCCTTCAGGGAAAAAGACAATGCCGCCTTCAACACATACAGCAGCCGGTACCTGGCGCTGATCAGCGATATGGATAACTTATTAGCTACCCGCAAAGATTTTATGCTTGGACCCTGGCTGTCTACTGCCCGTAGCTGGGGAGCTACCAGTGCAGAAAAAGCGCTGTATGAACACAATGCACGTGATCTCATCACCTTATGGGGCGATGCCAACAGTCCGCTGCACGAATATGCCAACCGCCAGTGGAGCGGCTTGCTGAACGATTTCTACAAGCCCCGCTGGAAACAATTCTTTCAAATACTGCAGCACTCCCTGCAAACAGGGACAACGCCCGACCTGGCCGCCTTCGACAAACAGATACGCGCCTGGGAATGGCAGTGGGTCAACCGTCAGCAGGCATTCGCAGTTAGCCCACAGGGCAACAGTATACAGACTGCCCGGAGGTTGTATGATAAATACAGAACAGTCATAGAAGAAGCATATCAAAATAAATGA
- a CDS encoding RagB/SusD family nutrient uptake outer membrane protein: MKKLLQYISIPLLMSVLGACYKLDVPITTELTPDVFPRDSAQFVAASGPAYVALRGNISVEYFFLQTLSTDEAIFPARGGNWYNGAEFQQLHYHTWTKDNGLVNGNWTWLSTIIGTTNQSLSILSKNVPEGAFKQRTIAELRMIRALAYFMMMDNYGNVPLDTVNGDFSPKPNVPRAQVFTFVEQEIKACIPDLGTDPIATYGRANKWMAYTLLAKMYLNAQIYTGTERNNDCIAACDNVIQSNQYALEPKNTYLQMFYPNNGPQMKEFIFAIPFDPSWANTMPFRSQNLHARYDIPRGLAQQKYHLPFTPDGAICTLPEYYVNFNDPGDIRNKQWLTGLQYLDDGVTPATVTTTKKGYDQFYTGADGSAPFTYQIDLKPEVTLRQDVASFDAGNDEIAWNMGYRNTKIFPDATSLNRNQKNDIPFFRYSDVLLMKAEAILRGGASTLGQTALSLVNQLRAERSTSPAWSAVTLEDIYAERAREFAWESWHRNDVIRFGKYEGKWGFKTDADPNHRIFPIPTTAFQLNPALSQNPGYPQ; encoded by the coding sequence ATGAAAAAATTACTTCAATATATAAGCATTCCTTTGCTGATGAGCGTATTGGGCGCCTGTTATAAACTGGATGTACCCATCACAACTGAATTGACGCCGGATGTATTTCCGCGGGACAGCGCACAGTTTGTTGCAGCCTCAGGCCCGGCCTATGTAGCTTTAAGAGGAAACATTTCGGTGGAATACTTCTTTCTGCAGACATTGTCCACCGATGAAGCCATCTTCCCTGCCAGGGGAGGCAACTGGTACAACGGTGCAGAATTCCAGCAATTGCACTACCACACCTGGACAAAAGACAATGGCCTGGTAAACGGCAACTGGACCTGGCTTTCCACGATCATAGGAACAACGAACCAATCCCTGTCGATACTGTCTAAAAATGTTCCGGAGGGAGCTTTTAAACAGAGAACTATTGCAGAACTCAGGATGATCCGTGCGCTGGCTTATTTCATGATGATGGACAATTATGGTAATGTACCTCTTGATACAGTGAATGGCGACTTTAGTCCAAAACCTAATGTTCCCCGGGCACAGGTGTTTACTTTCGTGGAACAGGAAATCAAAGCCTGCATTCCTGACCTTGGCACTGACCCTATAGCCACATATGGCAGGGCCAATAAATGGATGGCTTATACCCTACTGGCAAAAATGTACCTGAATGCTCAAATATACACAGGTACCGAAAGGAACAATGACTGCATCGCAGCCTGCGATAATGTGATACAATCCAATCAATATGCGCTGGAACCTAAAAACACATATCTGCAGATGTTCTATCCCAATAACGGGCCTCAGATGAAAGAGTTCATTTTCGCTATACCTTTTGATCCTTCCTGGGCAAACACCATGCCCTTCAGGTCACAGAACCTGCATGCACGCTATGATATTCCGAGAGGGCTTGCGCAACAGAAGTATCATCTTCCCTTTACACCAGATGGCGCAATCTGTACCCTGCCGGAATACTATGTCAATTTCAACGATCCCGGTGATATCAGGAACAAACAATGGCTCACTGGCCTGCAATACCTGGACGATGGGGTAACACCTGCTACTGTTACTACCACAAAGAAGGGATATGATCAGTTCTATACCGGTGCGGATGGTTCGGCCCCTTTCACCTATCAGATCGATCTGAAGCCGGAAGTGACCCTGCGCCAGGATGTAGCTTCTTTTGACGCGGGCAATGACGAAATTGCCTGGAACATGGGTTACCGTAACACCAAGATCTTCCCGGACGCTACATCGCTGAACAGGAACCAGAAAAATGATATCCCCTTCTTCCGTTACTCAGATGTTCTCCTGATGAAAGCGGAAGCTATATTAAGGGGCGGAGCATCCACACTGGGCCAGACTGCACTTTCACTGGTTAACCAGCTGAGGGCAGAGCGCAGCACTTCGCCGGCATGGTCAGCTGTCACACTCGAAGACATCTATGCAGAAAGGGCCCGTGAATTTGCCTGGGAATCCTGGCACAGGAATGATGTGATCCGCTTTGGCAAGTATGAAGGAAAATGGGGATTCAAAACGGATGCAGATCCCAATCACCGCATTTTCCCTATTCCAACTACCGCCTTTCAGCTCAACCCGGCGCTTAGCCAGAACCCGGGATATCCGCAATAA
- a CDS encoding TonB-dependent receptor — protein MKMIVILMTIACLQVSAAGYAQKLSLSAKDRPLEDVFREIKEKTGYLFFYKIGMLKNAHKVSVQVENGDLRYVLDLIFNKQPFTYEIVNKTVVVKPRQSDLLMVMPDEAPAGNVSGRVTDEKGHPLPGVSVQVKGTSKGTQTNTNGEYQLSGLADNAVLVFRYIGFQPQEIPVNGRNTITVTLSSGALGLGDVVVVGYGKQSRQNLISAVNTVKADDLNKGAITDVGQLLQGKVPGLNVSASGDPNAVAAVVLRGASTLNASQGPFYVIDGIPGADISVIAPDDIASIDVLKDAAATAIYGNRAANGVIMVTTKRGKKGQLQVSYSGYAGIEKVSNNLKMMTAEELRSFLTKNGQSFSPADDKGANTDWQAAIQRKTAVSHNHNLSLSGGSEHSTYVASLNYTKKEGILLNSDLERVIARLQLEQYALNDRVKFGVNVMNSNSSADDIPYRNVVLLQSALHLPVSPIKNADGSWFENFTTQGYYNPVAMMNNSQMNTKYNNLVGSFTTQVKLPFGFTYDLNLSYIGFTSTHGEYYNKYFTTNYNSMYDNPNPGLGFHSPQTFGQNGQATRNSYQNTTKVLETFLTWDKTFGRHIINMVLGYSWQNNKIGDGFQVTTSNFPVDNIGYNNLALSNPYAISGFQVGFGPDGVYQENRLISNFARLNYNYGNKYLLQGSVRRDGSSVFGTNNQWGYFPSVGLAWRLSEENFMKGITALTDVKLRASYGVTGNASGFNAYTSRFISGTLGTYYYNGMSIAASGPVQAANPDLKWEKTATSNIGVDFAILKGKLNVSVDAYNKKTTGMIYSYRVDPILVPTGTIVANGGSMRNKGIEVSINATPVQNKNFSWTSSLNVAHNQNRITSLSNPLFAGGDSVLLAFPEGAGQSGHSLQILKEGKPLGQFFSLVYAGKDANGVSQYVGGDGKLTTTPVVGTDYHYIGNAQPKLLMGWANSFHYRQWDLSIFLRGVFGNKIFNATRADLFRPSTAQYTNILKDAASESTADFNAYLYSDRFVESGSYLRFDNASLSYNFKNLGPYIKGLRLYVTANNLFVITGFHGVDPEVNQGGIAPGVDYNNFYPKTRTFLFGANISL, from the coding sequence ATGAAAATGATCGTTATTTTAATGACAATCGCCTGTTTGCAGGTAAGCGCTGCCGGCTACGCCCAAAAGCTGAGCTTATCCGCAAAAGACCGGCCGTTAGAGGACGTGTTCCGGGAGATCAAAGAGAAAACCGGCTACCTGTTCTTTTATAAGATAGGTATGCTGAAAAATGCCCATAAGGTAAGTGTGCAGGTGGAGAATGGCGATCTGCGGTATGTGCTGGACCTTATATTCAATAAACAACCCTTTACCTACGAGATCGTAAATAAAACAGTAGTGGTAAAGCCCCGGCAATCAGACCTGCTGATGGTGATGCCTGACGAAGCGCCCGCCGGTAATGTTTCCGGAAGGGTGACCGATGAAAAGGGACATCCGCTGCCTGGCGTGTCCGTGCAGGTAAAAGGTACCTCCAAAGGCACACAAACCAATACTAACGGAGAATACCAGTTATCCGGCCTGGCAGACAATGCCGTCCTGGTGTTCCGCTATATAGGCTTCCAGCCACAGGAAATACCGGTGAACGGACGCAATACCATTACTGTTACCCTCTCCTCAGGCGCGCTTGGCCTGGGAGATGTGGTAGTGGTGGGCTACGGTAAACAATCCCGCCAGAACCTGATCAGCGCTGTCAACACCGTAAAAGCCGACGATTTGAACAAAGGCGCTATTACCGATGTAGGGCAGTTGTTGCAGGGTAAAGTACCCGGCCTGAACGTATCTGCGAGCGGCGATCCGAATGCGGTTGCGGCCGTAGTACTGCGCGGCGCTTCCACACTGAATGCTTCACAGGGGCCATTCTATGTTATTGATGGTATTCCGGGGGCTGATATCTCTGTTATTGCGCCCGACGATATTGCTTCTATAGATGTACTTAAAGATGCCGCTGCTACCGCCATCTATGGTAACCGTGCTGCCAACGGCGTGATCATGGTAACTACCAAAAGGGGGAAAAAGGGGCAATTGCAGGTGTCATACAGCGGATATGCTGGCATCGAAAAAGTATCCAACAACCTGAAGATGATGACTGCGGAAGAATTGCGCAGTTTCCTTACAAAGAATGGCCAGTCCTTTTCCCCTGCCGACGACAAAGGCGCTAATACCGACTGGCAGGCAGCCATACAAAGAAAGACCGCCGTATCGCATAACCACAACCTTTCCCTGAGCGGCGGCTCAGAACATAGCACTTATGTGGCAAGCCTGAACTACACCAAAAAAGAAGGTATCCTGCTGAACAGCGATCTTGAACGCGTTATTGCCCGCCTGCAGCTGGAACAATATGCCTTGAACGACAGGGTGAAATTCGGCGTGAATGTGATGAACTCCAACAGCAGTGCTGACGACATTCCGTACCGTAACGTAGTGCTGCTGCAATCAGCCCTGCACCTGCCTGTTTCGCCTATAAAAAATGCCGACGGATCCTGGTTTGAGAACTTCACTACGCAGGGCTATTATAACCCTGTTGCAATGATGAATAACAGCCAGATGAACACCAAATACAACAATCTTGTAGGAAGCTTCACCACACAGGTGAAACTGCCATTCGGATTTACCTACGATCTTAATCTTTCCTATATCGGGTTCACCTCTACTCATGGTGAATACTACAACAAATATTTCACGACAAATTATAACAGCATGTATGACAATCCCAATCCCGGATTGGGTTTTCATAGTCCTCAGACCTTCGGCCAGAATGGACAGGCCACCAGGAATTCTTACCAGAATACCACCAAAGTGCTGGAAACTTTCCTGACATGGGATAAAACCTTCGGACGTCATATCATCAACATGGTGCTGGGGTACTCCTGGCAAAACAATAAAATAGGAGACGGATTCCAGGTCACCACCAGCAATTTCCCTGTGGACAATATCGGGTATAACAATCTGGCATTGAGTAATCCTTACGCCATATCAGGCTTCCAGGTAGGATTTGGCCCTGATGGCGTTTACCAGGAGAACAGGCTGATATCGAACTTTGCCCGTCTGAACTATAACTACGGTAATAAATATCTGCTGCAGGGATCTGTAAGAAGAGACGGTAGTTCCGTGTTCGGTACCAACAATCAATGGGGTTATTTCCCGTCTGTTGGTCTTGCATGGCGCCTCAGTGAGGAAAATTTCATGAAAGGCATCACCGCTCTGACAGACGTAAAGCTGAGAGCCAGTTATGGCGTAACGGGTAACGCATCCGGCTTCAATGCCTACACATCCAGGTTCATCTCGGGCACCCTTGGTACCTACTACTATAACGGTATGTCAATAGCAGCCAGCGGCCCTGTACAGGCAGCAAATCCTGACCTGAAATGGGAAAAGACGGCTACTTCCAATATAGGTGTGGACTTTGCCATCCTGAAGGGCAAACTTAATGTTTCAGTAGACGCGTATAACAAAAAGACAACCGGCATGATCTACTCCTACAGGGTAGACCCGATACTTGTTCCTACAGGCACTATTGTTGCCAATGGCGGCAGTATGCGAAACAAAGGGATTGAAGTGAGCATCAATGCCACACCGGTACAGAATAAAAACTTCAGCTGGACCAGCAGCCTGAATGTTGCGCACAACCAGAACAGGATCACCAGTCTGAGCAACCCGCTCTTTGCGGGCGGCGACTCCGTACTGCTGGCCTTCCCAGAAGGCGCCGGCCAGTCGGGCCACTCTTTACAGATACTGAAAGAAGGTAAACCACTGGGACAGTTCTTCTCCCTGGTCTATGCCGGTAAGGACGCCAATGGCGTTTCACAATATGTGGGCGGCGACGGCAAACTGACTACCACCCCGGTAGTAGGAACAGACTATCACTACATAGGCAATGCACAACCTAAACTGCTGATGGGATGGGCCAACAGTTTCCACTATCGTCAGTGGGACCTGAGCATCTTCCTGAGAGGTGTTTTTGGCAACAAGATATTCAATGCTACACGAGCAGACCTGTTCAGACCTTCCACTGCCCAATATACCAACATCCTGAAAGATGCGGCCAGTGAAAGTACTGCTGACTTTAACGCCTACCTCTATTCCGACCGCTTTGTAGAAAGCGGCAGCTACCTGAGATTTGACAATGCCAGCCTTTCCTACAATTTCAAGAACCTGGGACCATATATCAAAGGACTCAGATTATATGTAACTGCCAACAATCTTTTTGTTATTACAGGCTTTCACGGCGTAGACCCTGAAGTGAACCAGGGCGGTATAGCACCGGGGGTAGATTACAATAACTTCTATCCTAAGACACGCACTTTCTTATTCGGCGCGAACATATCCCTGTAA
- a CDS encoding FecR family protein, with protein sequence MSDLTSEQISRLADKWLKGTISQEEKALFEAWYNSVPEGTIDWNDETAHSRQALREHLLQQISERMEEKRPLSLYRRMPARYLRAAAAVALLIIAAGIYWFSVKKQAPSQLAAGNIKNNIQLKPGGNKATLTLANGNVIALEDEQNGALGQQNNTKIIKLNNGQLVYNSEQEKSGNAPAVFNTLSVPRGGKYNITLADGTVVWLNAASSLTFPAAFTDKERQVTLSGEAYFEVATDPSRPFSVKVGDMQVKVLGTHFNIMAYNDEQSVNTTLLQGAVKIQSTTGEALLKPGQQAKMDHAGKVQVVHADLDAVIAWKNGLFSFNNASIEEVMRQVARWFDAEIVYPDGIPQDRFQGEIDRSSDITAVLKILEASGVKFTVQGHKILVRS encoded by the coding sequence ATGAGCGATCTGACATCAGAACAGATATCCCGGCTTGCCGATAAATGGTTGAAAGGAACTATCAGCCAGGAAGAAAAGGCTTTGTTTGAAGCATGGTATAATAGTGTACCTGAAGGAACTATTGACTGGAACGACGAAACGGCGCATTCCCGCCAGGCACTTCGTGAACACCTGCTGCAACAGATCAGTGAACGGATGGAAGAGAAAAGGCCTCTTTCTTTATACCGCCGGATGCCAGCCCGGTACCTCCGTGCAGCGGCGGCGGTAGCTCTGCTGATCATTGCCGCCGGCATTTACTGGTTTAGCGTCAAAAAACAGGCGCCATCTCAACTTGCTGCGGGCAATATTAAAAACAATATCCAGCTCAAACCCGGCGGTAACAAAGCCACCCTAACACTGGCCAATGGCAATGTCATAGCGCTCGAAGATGAACAGAACGGCGCCCTTGGACAACAGAACAACACAAAGATCATTAAGCTGAATAACGGTCAGCTTGTTTATAACAGCGAACAGGAAAAATCAGGCAATGCGCCTGCCGTCTTCAATACCCTTTCCGTGCCCCGTGGCGGCAAATATAACATCACGCTTGCCGACGGTACAGTGGTATGGCTAAATGCTGCAAGCAGCCTCACCTTTCCTGCTGCCTTTACAGATAAGGAACGGCAGGTCACTTTAAGTGGTGAAGCATATTTCGAGGTAGCTACCGACCCATCCCGTCCCTTTAGCGTAAAGGTCGGAGACATGCAGGTAAAGGTATTGGGGACACATTTTAATATTATGGCCTACAACGATGAACAGTCTGTAAACACCACACTATTACAGGGGGCAGTGAAAATACAGAGTACCACAGGAGAAGCGTTGCTGAAACCGGGACAACAGGCTAAAATGGATCACGCAGGCAAGGTACAGGTAGTTCATGCCGACCTGGATGCTGTCATTGCCTGGAAGAATGGCCTGTTCAGCTTCAACAATGCCTCCATTGAAGAAGTAATGCGACAGGTAGCCCGCTGGTTCGACGCGGAGATCGTATACCCGGATGGCATTCCACAGGACCGCTTCCAGGGGGAAATAGACAGAAGCTCAGATATAACGGCCGTACTGAAAATACTGGAGGCCAGCGGGGTTAAATTCACCGTACAGGGACATAAAATACTGGTAAGATCCTGA
- a CDS encoding RNA polymerase sigma-70 factor: MRKNSHSDEELLEQIQLNKDAAAFTALYERYWEKLLTLAYMRLQSSADAQEVVQEVFLDIWKRAENISLEHSFHTYISAALKYKILTLLAKRKNEQEKSALLVCDEADASTEQWLSYQQLRQELEQTVQTLPEKCRLVFRLSREKGMSEKQIASTLNISIKTVEAHISKALKTLRTSLQHLHSFFLW; the protein is encoded by the coding sequence ATGCGTAAAAATTCCCACAGTGATGAAGAACTACTGGAGCAGATCCAATTAAACAAGGATGCTGCCGCTTTTACCGCTTTATATGAGCGTTACTGGGAAAAGCTGCTTACACTTGCCTACATGCGCCTTCAATCATCTGCAGATGCCCAGGAAGTAGTACAGGAAGTTTTCCTCGACATCTGGAAAAGAGCAGAAAATATCTCTCTGGAACATTCTTTCCATACATATATATCCGCCGCACTCAAATATAAAATACTGACACTCTTAGCAAAACGCAAAAACGAACAGGAAAAAAGCGCGCTATTGGTATGCGATGAAGCCGATGCCAGTACAGAACAATGGCTTAGCTACCAGCAGTTACGCCAGGAGCTGGAGCAAACCGTACAAACCCTTCCCGAGAAATGCCGCCTGGTATTTCGCCTGAGCAGGGAGAAAGGCATGAGTGAAAAACAGATAGCCAGCACCCTTAATATTTCCATTAAGACAGTAGAAGCCCATATCTCCAAGGCGCTGAAAACGCTGCGCACCTCCCTTCAGCATCTCCACTCCTTTTTCCTCTGGTAA
- a CDS encoding AraC family transcriptional regulator produces MSTYWTSAQEIMLPCIRDKYFKYELLSGDHTFGHLISGEVKVIIANQTHTLKPGDTWFCPRNQLTTFIKYAKDGQPYRSVTISLRTERLKDYYTRHELIPTSDQTHGIRYYERHPLLDSFFGSLLPYFEMEEGVPPPIVAVKIEEAITILRTLDTGIDRCLANFSEPGKIDLCEFMENNFMFNMPLQKFAYFTGRSLTTFKTDFKKAFQISPQRWLTQKRLELAHYYLSEKNRKPADVYLEVGFENLSHFSFAFKKHFGYSPTEAVGYRQKIRTT; encoded by the coding sequence ATGTCAACGTACTGGACTTCTGCGCAGGAAATTATGCTGCCCTGCATCCGGGATAAATATTTCAAGTACGAGTTACTTTCCGGCGATCATACTTTCGGTCACCTTATATCAGGGGAAGTAAAGGTTATTATTGCCAATCAAACCCATACCCTGAAGCCTGGCGACACCTGGTTCTGTCCGCGCAACCAGCTGACAACATTCATCAAATATGCCAAAGATGGGCAACCTTACAGATCGGTCACTATCAGCCTGAGAACAGAGCGTTTGAAAGACTATTATACCCGCCATGAACTCATACCGACATCTGACCAAACTCATGGCATCAGATATTATGAGCGTCATCCATTACTTGATAGTTTTTTTGGCTCACTCCTTCCTTACTTTGAAATGGAAGAAGGTGTTCCCCCGCCGATAGTAGCAGTAAAAATAGAGGAAGCGATTACCATTCTGCGTACACTTGATACCGGCATTGACCGATGTCTCGCAAATTTCTCCGAACCTGGAAAGATCGACCTGTGTGAGTTCATGGAGAATAACTTTATGTTTAACATGCCGCTGCAAAAATTCGCCTACTTTACGGGCCGCAGCCTGACTACGTTTAAAACAGATTTTAAAAAGGCGTTTCAAATCAGCCCCCAACGATGGCTCACGCAGAAAAGACTGGAACTGGCACACTATTATCTCAGTGAAAAAAACCGTAAACCGGCAGATGTCTACCTCGAAGTGGGATTCGAAAACCTCTCACACTTCTCTTTTGCTTTCAAAAAGCACTTTGGCTATTCGCCGACAGAAGCTGTAGGTTACAGGCAGAAAATTCGCACTACTTAA
- a CDS encoding SDR family NAD(P)-dependent oxidoreductase, whose protein sequence is MESKANNYYGALQHPIGSGFDAASTAIEVIKGIDLTGKTAIVTGGYSGIGLEAVKALLAAGAQVYVPARTVGKAEKNLSGLSNVTVLEMDLMNAPSIKVFSERFLALKKDLHLLINNAGIMWTPLRRDARGYESQFSTNHLGHFQLTAQLWPALKSAGSARIVNVSSWGHHMASVDLEDPNFEHQPYDPTVAYARAKAANILFTVELDKRAQASGVRAYSLHPGAISATDLGRELSRETLAALGIYDEEGNFRHDPYNGYKTLGEGASTTVWCATSPTLENIGGVYCEDTDIAPLDEEWKGYHPEEFVMTKGVTPEAVDAENAQRLWSISEALTGIAFAAE, encoded by the coding sequence ATGGAAAGTAAAGCAAATAATTACTATGGCGCCCTGCAGCATCCCATAGGTTCAGGATTCGACGCAGCATCAACAGCTATTGAGGTTATCAAAGGTATAGATCTTACCGGCAAAACGGCTATTGTTACAGGCGGCTATTCAGGCATTGGACTGGAAGCCGTGAAGGCATTGCTTGCGGCAGGGGCGCAAGTGTATGTACCTGCCAGAACTGTCGGGAAGGCAGAGAAGAATCTCAGTGGCTTATCCAATGTGACAGTGCTGGAAATGGATCTGATGAACGCTCCTTCGATCAAGGTTTTTTCTGAAAGGTTTCTGGCCCTGAAAAAAGACTTGCATCTGCTGATCAACAACGCAGGTATTATGTGGACACCTTTACGACGTGATGCACGTGGCTATGAGTCACAGTTCTCTACCAATCACCTGGGGCATTTCCAGCTGACCGCACAATTATGGCCAGCTTTAAAAAGCGCCGGCAGCGCTCGCATTGTCAATGTCTCTTCCTGGGGGCATCATATGGCGTCTGTCGACCTGGAAGATCCCAATTTTGAACATCAGCCTTATGATCCCACTGTTGCTTATGCACGTGCAAAAGCAGCCAATATCCTGTTTACGGTGGAACTGGATAAACGGGCGCAAGCTTCTGGTGTAAGGGCTTATTCTCTGCACCCTGGCGCCATATCGGCCACAGATCTCGGCAGGGAGCTATCCAGAGAAACCTTAGCCGCTTTAGGGATATATGACGAAGAAGGTAATTTCCGCCACGATCCTTACAATGGTTATAAAACCCTGGGAGAAGGCGCATCTACCACCGTTTGGTGTGCCACCAGTCCTACACTCGAAAACATCGGCGGCGTGTATTGTGAAGACACGGACATAGCACCGCTTGACGAGGAATGGAAAGGATACCATCCTGAGGAATTTGTAATGACAAAAGGCGTAACGCCGGAGGCCGTTGACGCAGAAAATGCACAAAGGCTCTGGTCAATCAGTGAGGCCCTGACCGGCATTGCATTCGCCGCGGAATAA